From Etheostoma cragini isolate CJK2018 chromosome 3, CSU_Ecrag_1.0, whole genome shotgun sequence:
GTATCCTAGATTTCTATATCGTCAAACCTCCTCACTATTTTACGGTATTATCATGACTAATGAAAAATTATGATGTAAGGCTCAAATGGTGTCACCAAACggttggcttgtgcctacaccgttcagaaactgaataacAAACACTAGTagtgaaacacctctcccttctcattagaTCAGAACCCAAAATGCTGCCAAGCTGCATAGTCGAGTTCTCCTTCGAGACCAGGTCCCTCGGtctctccatctatctctctcacacactatCACAagatgacaaccacacataagtATTTTTAggcaataaataaattatattttatatattatccTTGTCTCCTATTTAAgtgcaatgcattttttttaaatgactgtacTGAAACAAATACCGTTGCTATATTTAAGACTCCGGCATACCATCCATACCTTCCAACCCTAGTCTGTAGTCCTTTATACATGTCTGACTGGAGTACACATGAGGACCCTCAACAAGTGGTGTCGTTACATGCCATCTTCTGCTATACCCCATTCACGTAGTGTCAGTTTTTCATTATGAAGTTTAAACCTGCAATTTATTTGCGTTTCACATGTATGCATGAATTGTGTTGGTCtgttactgtaactgtaacattacagtttttttggatCAACATAATGTAGAAAGCCTTTCACTTCATAATGTTTTGTatccaaaacatttttgtattattgtacaaACTAGCAGTATAAGCAGTAGCCTATATAAGGCAAtcctacattttttacatgagAGTAAAATATGCTCCTTGGGGGAAAAACTTGACCATAAGCACTGTTCATAGGCCTGATAAAAAACTGGCCTTTAGGGTCAAGTCTATTCTATCCCAGTGTCCCGGATGTGGAGGGCCCCTTACTGGAATACTGCATACAATGACATTCCATTATACTTTGTATTTAAAATTGTTACCTGCACACCAGAATTTTGTGATTTCCTGTAATAAATCTAGccatttttacaataaattgaCGACTGgctgctgtggctcagtggtagagcggttgcctgccaatcggaaggttggtggccctgcagtcccatgtagAAGTGtcctgcgcatcggagtgtgaatgtgtgtgagtgtatatccgatgagcaggtggcaccttgtacggtagactcggccacagtgtatgaatgtgtgtgaatggtgaatgtttcctgtatgatgtaaaagtgctttgagtagtcgtaaaccctctgagccctaaggccatttttacagtttattgtccatctggatgtattttataaaaaagcttgtaaaacatcaaccctgtggtctacagtcaagatatgaacatcattttcttttaggacaaactgggttataagaatatttgggttgcggtgaggtcacttgcatgttaaaaatggttgtagggccttaaagacaaataaataaataaaacaaacatgaatcttccagatatctATTGATATCCCAGACAGATAAGTAAAACCTAAGCCATTTTACTCTATACAACACTATTcctatgtcttgggagtcaaactgtgaagaaataatcattataacttatacagttgacaaaatacatatattttttccaagaaagtcaagacgcttttgctctcatgacatttacttatgccaataacaacatattaatgtcatatttattgatattacacccacagcaatgctacacaagcaaatgcGTGTCTAAGTAGTGCGCCTCTTGGCCTTCCATAGAGCCTATTGGTCTTTTTGTCCCTTCTGGCCTTCTATACAAAAGGGTGACGTTGtatcccatatatgggcatactggTGCCTTTATTTCcggaaacagagaggagagacggagaagcgagctagcggcagaaagaAGCCATAACGCGATGAAtcatggacataaagtggatcaatcttggatgtaacagtgtggattaaaagcccaaagaggctggaagttccaggcttaATTGAAAACCACCtatagaggctagaaagacccggatgagacctccgtaaccgctaacttgTCAGGTTTTAGACGCAACCGGTGGTAAGTCAATAGCTTGtatggtttaaaaatgattaaactgtgaatcagaggtgcttttttacttgtgggcgagtgtctcgggTACAGAgggttaagactagaaaagcgctatataaatacagtaaatctacatttaaaaaaaacgtattagGATCTCCAAACCACAgattaaaaactttaaagagCAAATAAAGATCTATAACAAAATTAAAGCTGCAGGCAGCGTTGGACAGGCCCTTGCACCTTCGTTGTCGGGCTTATTGGCGGACTTGCATTTGCGTGGCACTCAGGCACTGCAAatcgtcaccaatgaaaagggaactcggagttcaatgatacctgaAAATAGTGTACAAGAAACAGGtcattagttttaaaaaaaggggcGTGGCTACAGCATATGGGGCGAGTCAAACCATCAACATTCAACAAGAAACTGCTGTGTTCAATGATATCTCACACAAGACAGAAGTTGGACAGAAAGTTttgcttttaataacttttcatcggCCTTTAGATGACACAGACCGAATGTTAAGTTGATCTGATCAGATCTCAAGGaggagtttttttaaagtatggcACTTTTACTTTTAGGCCTACTTCATATTGCCACTAGGGGAGCACTATGAATTTGAGATTTatcggatgaaatctctagaCATGGCcaacttcctgttgggttttagggtatggctccaatGACGTTTTTTCGCGTCTTGACATGATTCATACGTGTACCCAGTTTTGTTAGTCTACGTTAAACGTACTGCAGGAgcttactttttttattttgtagggaGCAATTTTTGTGCACCTAAGTCCAAAACccataaaatacatacattttcaccagacttgTGTGACCGTCAATTTTGGTGAATTTTTGAGTATGTTGAGCAAAAGGCAAGAAAAGGCAATTAATTTCCAGGAAAATTAATTTCTTCAGTTTCTATAGGGCCTTAGCCACAGTCGTCGCTCAGGCCTTAATTATGAATTAGGCGAGCTAtgaaaagtatatatttttttaatttttaggaCATACCACTCAGcccttttttttacagtgtatcaTTTGATTTGGTAGGCATCTTAAATTTcataaaatacagttaaaaaaatatgttgacatACCTGGAGAAGCCTTTGCCACAGACAGAGCAAATGTAAGGCTTGTGAACTCCACCATCATGGGAGCGGACATGGTATGTCATGCGATCCTTCCTCTTGAATCTCTGCTGGCAGATGGGGCACTCAAACGGCTTCTCATCAGAGTGTGACAGCTTGTGGCGGTTGAGGTGGTACACATCTCTGAAGGCCTTACCACACATGTCGCAACCATGATTCTTTTTCACTGGTTTGGGTGGCTTCTTAGGGATGCTCTGTTGGTGTTGCATTGGGGTCATGATGCTGGTGCCTGAGGATGTTGATGTTGTGGCTGTAGTCAGGATACCAGCAACTGTAGTAATGTATGAAGGAGTTCCGCGATTCTCACGTGGTACAGTGGATATGAGTGGCACCATGGTGGGGGCGGGTTGTGTCTTCTTAGGCCGCGAAACCATCTTAATACCAGTATGGCAGGACTCGTGCCGTCGGAGGTGGTAGCTGTCCCGGAAAGCCTTGTTGCAGTAGCCACAGATAAAGGGGGTCTTTGATTTGGGCTCCTTTTTGACTATGGCAACTGGAGGCCCTCCACCTCCCCCAGTCCCACTAGCCACATTGTCTTTAAGAAGTTCTGCAGCACTGACAGGGGGTTTCTGGTCCAAGGGAATGGGCAGCACTGGTTTCTGATCAGGCGGCTCTGTTCCAGAACTGAGCAAAGGCAAGAGGCTGTTTCCGGCTACTTGGTGCTGGTGATGTAGAGCCTCATTGGACTGCTGTAAAGAGAAAATAGAATGATGTTAATAAACATCAGTGAACCAGATATGACATAGTGATGGCCACATGATGCCTTGTGaaccattttgtttaatgaggTCACCAGATGGCActtttggtttaaagaaaaaggttaaaggaatggcaattc
This genomic window contains:
- the LOC117941830 gene encoding vascular endothelial zinc finger 1-like isoform X2: MEPSWSTFLFQQSNEALHHQHQVAGNSLLPLLSSGTEPPDQKPVLPIPLDQKPPVSAAELLKDNVASGTGGGGGPPVAIVKKEPKSKTPFICGYCNKAFRDSYHLRRHESCHTGIKMVSRPKKTQPAPTMVPLISTVPRENRGTPSYITTVAGILTTATTSTSSGTSIMTPMQHQQSIPKKPPKPVKKNHGCDMCGKAFRDVYHLNRHKLSHSDEKPFECPICQQRFKRKDRMTYHVRSHDGGVHKPYICSVCGKGFSRPDHLSCHVKHVHSSERPFKCQVTACTSAFATKDRLRSHMIRHEGKVTCNICGKMLSAAYITSHLKTHGQASFSNPCNNKGISDWQWNHSGPRKDANNVHSNSATTTPVTNSAAITSAVNRGGIASNPVTIAAQMNIATSTVNITSPINLQHPVTITGPVNLASVNIPTTAHMNIAHPVAITTPMPMNITGPLNIAMRSMESMPFLSQVLPSSPPW
- the LOC117941830 gene encoding vascular endothelial zinc finger 1-like isoform X3, giving the protein MEPSWSTFLFQQSNEALHHQHQVAGNSLLPLLSSGTEPPDQKPVLPIPLDQKPPVSAAELLKDNVASGTGGGGGPPVAIVKKEPKSKTPFICGYCNKAFRDSYHLRRHESCHTGIKMVSRPKKTQPAPTMVPLISTVPRENRGTPSYITTVAGILTTATTSTSSGTSIMTPMQHQQSIPKKPPKPVKKNHGCDMCGKAFRDVYHLNRHKLSHSDEKPFECPICQQRFKRKDRMTYHVRSHDGGVHKPYICSVCGKGFSRPDHLSCHVKHVHSSERPFKCQVTACTSAFATKDRLRSHMIRHEGKVTCNICGKMLSAAYITSHLKTHGQASFSNPCNNKDANNVHSNSATTTPVTNSAAITSAVNRGGIASNPVTIAAQMNIATSTVNITSPINLQHPVTITGPVNLASVNIPTTAHMNIAHPVAITTPMPMNITGPLNIAMRSMESMPFLSQVLPSSPPW